One window of Oncorhynchus masou masou isolate Uvic2021 chromosome 28, UVic_Omas_1.1, whole genome shotgun sequence genomic DNA carries:
- the LOC135518112 gene encoding beta-centractin-like gives MESYDIIANQPVVIDNGSGVVKAGFAGDQIPKYCFPNYVGRPKHVRVMAGALEGDLFIGPKAEEHRGLLSVRYPMEHGIVKDWNDMERIWQYVYSKEQLQTFSEEHPVLLTEAPLNPSKNREKAAEVFFETFNVPALFISMQAVLSLYATGRTTGVVLDAGDGVTHAVPIYEGFAIPHSIMRVDIAGRDVSRYLRLLLRKEGYDFHTSAEFEVVRTIKERACYLSLNPQKDETLETEKAQYTLPDGSTLDIGPARFRAPELLFRPDLIGDESEGIHEVLAFAIQKSDMDLRRTLFSNIVLSGGSTLLKGFGDRLLSEVKKLAPKDVKIKISAPQERLYSTWIGGSILASLDTFKKMWVSKKEYEEDRARAIHRKTF, from the exons ATGGAGTCCTATGACATTATAGCTAACCAGCCGGTTGTGATCGATAAT ggTTCAGGTGTTGTCAAAGCTGGCTTTGCTGGAGACCAGATCCCCAAATACTGCTTCCCCAACTA TGTGGGCCGTCCCAAGCACGTGCGCGTGATGGCAGGAGCCCTGGAGGGGGACCTCTTCATTGGACCCAAAGCAGAA gagCACAGAGGGTTGCTGTCAGTAAGGTATCCTATGGAGCATGGTATAGTGAAGGACTGGAACGATATGGAGAGGATCTGGCAGTACGTCTACTCTAAGGAACAGCTGCAGACCTTCTCAGAGGAG CACCCTGTCCTGCTGACTGAAGCCCCTCTGAACCCCAGTAAGAACAGGGAGAAGGCGGCTGAGGTGTTCTTTGAGACCTTCAACGTTCCCGCCCTCTTTATCTCCATGCAGGCAGTCCTCAGTCT CTATGCGACAGGGCGTACCACGGGTGTGGTGTTGGATGCGGGCGACGGGGTGACCCATGCGGTGCCCATCTACGAGGGCTTTGCCATTCCCCACTCCATCATGAGGGTGGACATCGCTGGAAGGGACGTGTCCCGTTACCTCCGGCTGCTGCTACGCAAGGAGGGCTATGACTTCCATACCTCCGCAGAGTTTGAGGTGGTCCGCACCATTAAAGAG AGAGCCTGCTACCTGTCCCTGAACCCCCAGAAGGATGAGACTCTGGAGACCGAGAAGGCCCAGTACACCCTCCCCGACGGTAGCACGCTGGAT ATTGGTCCAGCCAGGTTCCGCGCCCCAGAGCTGCTGTTCAGGCCAGACTTGATCGGAGACGAGAGCGAGGGGATCCACGAGGTGCTGGCCTTCGCTATCCAGAAATCTGACATGGACCTCCGACGCACACTCTTCTCCAACATCGTACTGtctggaggatccacactgctcaaag GCTTCGGGGACAGGTTACTAAGCGAAGTGAAGAAGCTCGCTCCCAAAGACGTGAAGATCAAG ATTTCCGCCCCTCAGGAGAGGCTCTACTCCACGTGGATCGG TGGCTCCATCCTGGCGTCGTTGGACACCTTTAAGAAAATGTGGGTCAGCAAGAAGGAGTATGAGGAGGACAGAGCACGGGCCATCCACAGGAAGACCTTCTAA